A region from the Hydra vulgaris chromosome 10, alternate assembly HydraT2T_AEP genome encodes:
- the LOC136086360 gene encoding uncharacterized protein LOC136086360, giving the protein MAKGYSVDVLYLDYEKAFDTLPHDLMLHKISGYGISNMLLNWINSFLSKRTQRVVMGSTISESLPVTSGVPQGSVLGPLLFILYINDITDLVSNPMKLYADYSKVISTNSTPESPALLQMDINHIVSWTLTWR; this is encoded by the coding sequence ATGGCAAAAGGCTATAGTGtagatgttttatatttagattatgAAAAAGCGTTTGACACACTTCCTCATGATCTGATGCTCCACAAAATTTCTGGTTATGGTATCTCTAATATGCTTCTTAATTGGAtaaattcttttctttctaAAAGAACACAACGAGTTGTCATGGGTTCCACCATTTCAGAGTCGTTACCAGTCACCAGTGGTGTCCCTCAAGGATCTGTTCTAGGACCACTTCTATTCATCTTATACATTAATGACATAACAGACCTAGTTAGCAATCCAATGAAGTTATACGCTGATTACAGTAAAGTTATTTCCACAAATTCAACACCTGAGAGCCCAGCTCTGCTCCAGATGGATATAAATCACATTGTGTCTTGGACTCTAACCTGGCGCTAA
- the LOC136086607 gene encoding uncharacterized protein LOC136086607, whose protein sequence is MQTPRKYGKWKVENLKKAVEAIKQGEISLNEAAYEFCIPKATLSRHINEKNKVAVANVKFHVRLTTLPNEIETELADHCLLLESMYFGLRIDDLCRLAFDIVEANNITHNFNKQTRMAGKKWYYAFMQRHPQLSLRGPESTSIARAQGFNKERVQSFFNLLSKLYMEEKLTPDRLYNMDETSLSTVQDGQIKITSARGKKRVGIMTSSERGNSVTAVVCVSAAGFYVPPMLIYKRKRMKPEITNGAPPGTVFSTQEKGWMSNEGFLDWLNHFIKVVQPLKQSKVLLILDGHVTHSKNLAAIYLARNAGVRMVSLLPHTTHRLQPLDVAFFGPLGTYYDEAMRKWMRSHISQPVTTWQVAELFGDPYSQAASLRIAMKGFQASGLWPLDINVFTDSDFTASSFTDVGPSNNLQSSESIDGMTKLSTDKSSEKKLKCHFSVSTLSLLPVVSLEVKNKKRRSQTTQAADLTSSPYRRALEITPRNQKHTLNPITAKLLQKPQESKVALDSITMDQMKLSTSNKITIATTAHHI, encoded by the coding sequence atgCAAACACCACGAAAATATGGAAAATGGAAAgtagaaaacttgaaaaaggCTGTTGAAGCAATAAAACAAGGAGAAATCAGCTTAAATGAAGCCGCTTATGAATTTTGTATTCCAAAAGCAACTTTGTCAAGgcatataaatgaaaaaaacaaagtcGCTGTTGCAAATGTGAAATTTCATGTTCGACTTACCACCTTACCTAATGAAATTGAAACAGAACTAGCTGATCACTGTTTATTATTAGAATCGATGTACTTTGGATTAAGGATTGATGATCTTTGTCGTCTAGCATTTGATATTGTGGAAGCTAACAACATCACacataattttaacaaacaaacacgAATGGCAGGAAAAAAGTGGTATTATGCATTTATGCAAAGGCACCCACAACTGTCGCTTCGTGGGCCTGAATCAACATCAATTGCACGTGCACAAGGTTTTAATAAAGAGCGAGTGCaatctttctttaatttactttcaaaGTTATACATGGAAGAAAAGTTAACTCCAGACAGACTTTATAATATGGATGAAACTAGTTTATCAACAGTACAAGATGGTCAGATAAAAATTACTAGTGCAAGGGGCAAAAAACGAGTTGGAATTATGACTAGTAGTGAACGAGGAAATTCAGTAACAGCTGTAGTTTGTGTATCTGCAGCAGGATTTTATGTTCCAccaatgttaatatataaacgCAAAAGAATGAAGCCAGAAATAACAAATGGTGCACCTCCAGGAACTGTATTTAGTACTCAAGAGAAAGGATGGATGTCAAATGAAGGTTTTTTAGATTGGCTCAATCATTTCATTAAAGTTGTTCAACctttaaaacaatcaaaagttTTGTTGATACTTGATGGTCATGTTacacattcaaaaaatttggcAGCGATATATCTAGCACGAAATGCTGGAGTGCGTATGGTATCACTACTTCCCCATACTACACACAGACTGCAACCATTAGACGTTGCGTTCTTTGGACCACTTGGTACATACTATGATGAAGCTATGCGAAAATGGATGCGGTCACATATATCACAACCAGTAACAACTTGGCAAGTTGCAGAATTATTTGGTGACCCATATAGTCAGGCAGCATCATTGAGAATTGCTATGAAAGGATTTCAGGCTAGTGGGTTGTGGCCTTTGGACATAAATGTATTCACTGATTCTGATTTTACAGCCTCTTCATTTACTGATGTTGGTCCTTCAAACAATCTTCAGTCATCTGAAAGTATAGATGGGATGACAAAACTATCTACAGATAaatcaagtgaaaaaaaattaaaatgtcatttttcAGTTTCAACTTTGTCTCTTTTGCCAGTGGTTTCACTtgaagtaaaaaacaaaaaaagaagatcACAAACAACTCAGGCGGCTGATCTTACAAGCTCCCCATATAGACGTGCTCTAGAAATTACACCAAGAAATCAAAAGCACACACTAAATCCAATAACTGCCAAACTATTGCAAAAACCACAGGAAAGCAAAGTAGCACTTGACTCAATCACCATGGACCAAATGAAATTGAGCACATCAAATAAAATCACCATCGCCACCACAGCACACCACATATGA